The genomic DNA gttattattattattatgattatttgttttcagGTGTTGGGAGATGAACGAGAACCCTATCCCTAACAGAGTGATGAACTGGCCCATCATGGCGTCTGTCATTGTGAGTTTTGTACCAAAATCTTAATAAAATGAAGCtagaaattctgtttttatgtcatgACTTGCTTCTTGTCACTGCCActaatatttacttaaaaatacatattctgtATTATCATCTAAAGCACTTATTTAGGATTATTTCAGACAGATTTCTAGTTTCAAGCAAACAAACTAGACtagatttttatgattttattgaACTTGTAGAGTAGATTCAGGACAGTAACATTTGGAAAATCTGTAACATTTCACTTTAATAAACTCTCACTTCATCGGTCTTCCTCGGCCCGTTTTCCAGCTGCGTATactaaaccaaaatatttttatcaacTTAATATGTTATTTCAGAGCTTATTCCATCCGATACAGACGTTTATAGACGGTCTCATAGCAGCTCAGTTGggaaaacatctaaaaacacagataagCTTCAGATAAGcttcattttagttttaaacatgttgtaaATCAGATGATCAATCAGAACAAGTTGACAACCTGCACTTTACTTCTGTTTCCTCCCCTGAGCTGAGCGAACCTTTACTAACGTAAAAGTAACGGTACCACAAAAACATGTagataaacatacacacatagaaATTTGTGGCTACTTGTTACATTACAATGTGTTTCTGATActtatcatttaaaattttagttTCACAAAGATAAATGTTGCTGTCAGGACGCTGAAAAACTTTATTCACTGACACGCCTCTGTCTCTTCTTCCTGTAAAAGATCAACTTCATCCTGTTCATCAGCATCATTCGCATCCTGGTGCAGAAGCTGCGCTGCACCGATGTCGGAGGAAACGAGCAGTCGCAGTACAGGTACACGTTTGACCTCTTTTTGCACTTTAGAGGGCTTCAAGGTGACAAGAGGAAGACATTAtcattgcgtgtgtgtgtgtgtgtgtgtgtgtgtgtgtgtgtgtgtgcacgctccAGACGTCTGGCTAAGTCCACCCTCCTGCTGATCCCTCTGTTTGGGGTCAACTACGTGGTGTTTGTGTACCTGATGGAGCCGGCCGACAAAAACATGAGGCACGTCAAGATCTTCTTTGAGCTCGCCCTCGGATCCTTCCAGGTATCATTTATATCATGACAGATTTCgctcatttatacatttttatacagaaatacacacactttgAAGGTGATGACCCTCAAAATATGCAGATGTTAAATTAAcctaaaattcattttttctttcatgtcagAGCGCTTGTTTTTTATagagtcattttttcaaatttaaacttgttttataAATCTATAGACTGATGTGTAGTCAgtgacagttgtgtgtgtgtgcgtgtgtgtgtgtgtgtgtgttttagggtCTGATCGTGGCGGTCCTCTATTGTTTCCTCAACAGCGAGGTgagtctacacacacacacacacacacacacacacacacacacacacatttccaaacATCAAACTCCTGCCTCACAGACTCTAAACTCTTCTTTGTTGGTGCATAAA from Plectropomus leopardus isolate mb unplaced genomic scaffold, YSFRI_Pleo_2.0 unplaced_scaffold27564, whole genome shotgun sequence includes the following:
- the LOC121937829 gene encoding vasoactive intestinal polypeptide receptor 2-like, which translates into the protein WEMNENPIPNRVMNWPIMASVIINFILFISIIRILVQKLRCTDVGGNEQSQYRRLAKSTLLLIPLFGVNYVVFVYLMEPADKNMRHVKIFFELALGSFQGLIVAVLYCFLNSEVQGELRRTWRSLSLKRYVGRDYRLHAMSVSRNGTENFPRNSRAQSILQTEVTVL